Proteins co-encoded in one Bradyrhizobium sp. 170 genomic window:
- a CDS encoding 4Fe-4S dicluster domain-containing protein, with the protein MAYKIMVSQCSVCGACEFECPNAAITLKNDTYMIDPKKCTECDEHFDTPQCAAVCPISDTCVPA; encoded by the coding sequence ATGGCTTACAAGATTATGGTCTCCCAGTGCAGCGTCTGTGGCGCATGTGAGTTCGAATGTCCCAATGCTGCAATCACGCTCAAGAACGACACGTACATGATCGATCCGAAGAAGTGCACGGAATGCGATGAGCATTTCGACACACCGCAATGCGCTGCCGTCTGTCCGATATCCGATACCTGCGTGCCTGCATAG
- a CDS encoding adenosylcobinamide-GDP ribazoletransferase produces MYHFKLLRGIVTDLRNAISFSTILPFGPAKPVSDGDVARAGWALPMAGLLVGITGAAVYWIAREVGLTSGPAAMLALAATVLLTGAMHEDGFADTADGFGGGRTRERKLEIMRDSRIGTYGACALIGSLTLRWSALEAIG; encoded by the coding sequence ATGTATCATTTCAAGCTTCTCAGGGGCATCGTCACTGACCTGAGAAATGCCATCTCGTTCTCCACGATCCTGCCTTTCGGGCCGGCGAAGCCGGTTAGCGATGGCGATGTTGCCCGCGCGGGCTGGGCGTTGCCGATGGCCGGACTGCTGGTGGGTATTACAGGAGCTGCGGTCTATTGGATCGCGCGCGAGGTCGGTTTGACATCTGGGCCCGCCGCCATGCTGGCGCTGGCGGCCACGGTCCTTTTAACCGGCGCAATGCACGAGGACGGTTTTGCCGATACCGCCGACGGCTTCGGCGGCGGCCGGACGCGCGAGAGAAAGCTCGAGATCATGCGGGATAGCCGGATCGGCACTTACGGCGCGTGCGCGCTGATTGGATCCCTTACCTTGCGATGGAGCGCGCTGGAAGCGATCGGCTAA
- the cobD gene encoding threonine-phosphate decarboxylase CobD, whose amino-acid sequence MLEHGGNLDLALHRFGGRTQDWIDLSTGINRRPYPVGEVEPRSWSALPSRSDIESLHQAAREAYVTKAPIVALGGVQAAIQLLPSLSSRGQARILAPTYNEYAGVLSAAAWDVVEVFDLEGLLGADIAVIVNPNNPDGRCFDPSELLALLPRVGRLVVDESFTDAVSGLSLAPEAGRPGLLVLRSFGKFYGLAGLRLGFALGSEADVAALGAMVGPWPISGAAIVIGRRALLDRDWANATSTRLARDCLRLDAQVQSQGWTLAGGTPLFRLYETGDARAAQQKLARRQIWSRIFGQRPGWLRLGLPGNETEWARFAATVSL is encoded by the coding sequence ATGCTCGAGCATGGAGGAAATCTCGATCTTGCCTTGCACCGCTTCGGCGGGCGCACGCAGGACTGGATCGACCTCTCAACCGGAATCAATCGGCGGCCCTATCCGGTGGGTGAGGTGGAGCCCAGGTCCTGGAGCGCGCTGCCTTCGCGATCCGATATCGAATCCCTCCATCAGGCCGCGCGAGAGGCCTACGTCACCAAGGCACCAATCGTGGCGCTTGGTGGTGTACAAGCGGCCATCCAGTTGTTGCCAAGTCTTTCATCGCGCGGTCAGGCACGGATTCTTGCGCCGACTTATAACGAATATGCGGGGGTTCTTTCCGCTGCAGCCTGGGACGTGGTCGAGGTCTTTGATCTCGAGGGGCTGCTAGGAGCGGATATCGCCGTGATTGTCAATCCCAACAATCCAGACGGCCGATGCTTTGATCCAAGCGAACTGCTGGCGCTCTTGCCGCGCGTCGGTCGACTCGTCGTCGACGAGAGCTTCACTGATGCCGTTTCCGGCTTGTCGTTGGCCCCTGAGGCGGGACGCCCGGGGCTGTTAGTCCTGCGCTCGTTTGGAAAATTCTACGGGCTTGCGGGACTGCGCCTCGGTTTTGCGCTCGGCAGTGAGGCCGATGTCGCTGCGTTGGGGGCCATGGTCGGCCCGTGGCCCATTTCGGGTGCAGCGATTGTGATCGGACGGCGAGCCTTGCTGGATCGCGATTGGGCAAACGCGACCTCGACGCGTCTGGCGCGCGATTGCCTCCGCCTGGATGCTCAAGTGCAATCGCAGGGCTGGACATTGGCCGGCGGCACGCCGCTGTTCCGGCTGTATGAAACTGGTGACGCACGAGCGGCGCAGCAGAAGCTCGCGCGCCGCCAGATATGGTCGCGAATATTTGGGCAAAGGCCGGGATGGCTGCGGCTTGGCTTGCCGGGTAACGAGACGGAATGGGCGCGGTTTGCTGCCACAGTCTCGCTTTGA
- a CDS encoding coproporphyrinogen-III oxidase family protein, translating to MRAPTYSEALEFAIDRSYDINLDMLRSRNLHLDTHNDYLVGTYPPLKAMGDLNAEKLLLQVTSSIDLYFHIPFCDQYCTFCHFAKEINPSSGRVERYLAALDKEMSWSDAALAGRAVETAFFGGGTPSFLTNRQLETLFGMISRRFDLSKSEVSFELHPSLAKEVDAADRISTLLRAGVNRFVLGVQSLDPSILRILNRGHHVDEVVQLVKLLNEMGVENLSLDLMYGLPQQTLRSWYDSLIGLLDMGIEKFNVFPLMFKSTDPVARHLARGRYQFAGAKERIIMHFMAEHILTKLGYRHGPIFYWSKQPQPHSVQQSRKYDSWNDNNLVPFGVAGFGYMSQCQFYNEADLDRYLYRVEAGEKPVWKGVVLSQDDLMRRTVMFALRSSGVLLSRFEREFGVSIEKCFGRELELLNEAGLICISNDGLLSLTAAGTINSGAVSLLFFSNSILERVAYNDSRIVDKRTDLLEKHDYSPAGRYGSSAEMQVAFR from the coding sequence ATGCGCGCGCCGACCTATTCCGAGGCCTTGGAATTCGCGATCGACCGCTCGTACGACATCAACCTTGACATGTTGAGGTCACGGAATTTGCACCTTGATACGCACAACGATTATCTTGTCGGCACATATCCGCCTCTCAAGGCAATGGGCGACCTGAACGCCGAAAAGTTGTTGCTCCAGGTTACATCGTCAATTGATCTCTATTTTCACATCCCCTTCTGTGATCAGTATTGCACCTTTTGCCACTTCGCCAAGGAAATCAATCCATCTTCCGGGCGAGTGGAGCGCTATCTGGCGGCTTTAGATAAAGAGATGAGTTGGTCGGACGCGGCGCTGGCTGGCAGAGCTGTTGAGACTGCTTTTTTTGGAGGCGGCACTCCCTCGTTCTTGACCAACCGTCAACTCGAAACGCTATTTGGTATGATTAGCCGGCGCTTTGATTTGTCTAAGTCGGAGGTGAGTTTCGAATTGCATCCCTCTCTTGCAAAGGAAGTGGACGCTGCAGATCGCATATCCACACTGCTTAGAGCCGGCGTAAACCGCTTCGTATTGGGCGTTCAGAGTCTAGATCCTAGCATTTTACGCATATTGAACCGCGGGCACCACGTGGACGAAGTAGTACAACTCGTAAAGTTACTGAATGAGATGGGCGTTGAGAATCTGTCGCTTGACCTCATGTATGGGTTGCCGCAGCAAACGCTCCGGAGCTGGTACGACTCACTTATCGGCTTACTGGATATGGGAATAGAGAAGTTCAATGTATTCCCATTGATGTTTAAATCCACAGACCCCGTAGCCCGCCATTTGGCTCGGGGACGATATCAATTTGCCGGGGCTAAGGAGCGCATTATCATGCATTTTATGGCCGAGCACATCCTCACGAAACTCGGCTATCGCCATGGGCCGATTTTCTATTGGAGTAAGCAGCCGCAGCCACACTCGGTTCAACAGAGCCGCAAATACGATTCCTGGAACGACAATAATCTGGTCCCGTTTGGGGTTGCCGGATTTGGTTACATGAGCCAGTGCCAGTTCTATAACGAGGCAGATTTGGATCGCTACCTGTATAGGGTTGAGGCGGGCGAGAAGCCAGTGTGGAAGGGTGTTGTCCTGTCGCAAGATGATCTCATGCGCAGAACGGTAATGTTTGCCCTGCGAAGCAGCGGGGTGTTGCTCTCCCGCTTCGAGCGGGAGTTTGGGGTGTCCATCGAGAAATGCTTTGGCCGCGAGCTTGAACTCTTGAATGAGGCAGGACTCATCTGCATTTCAAACGATGGCCTGCTTTCGTTAACCGCCGCCGGCACCATCAATTCGGGCGCCGTATCGCTGCTATTTTTCTCGAACAGTATACTTGAGCGGGTCGCGTACAACGACAGTAGGATAGTAGACAAACGAACTGATCTGCTCGAAAAACATGATTACTCACCGGCCGGACGATACGGGTCAAGTGCCGAAATGCAAGTTGCTTTTCGATGA
- the cobU gene encoding bifunctional adenosylcobinamide kinase/adenosylcobinamide-phosphate guanylyltransferase, which yields MAIILITGGARSGKSRRAEVRVCAFSGQPFYIATAEALDKEMGERIARHRARRGKEWTEREVPLDLVQALVETDGRGARLVDCLTLWLSNLLHAERNWLQEASLLADVLARQRSPVIMVTNEVGLGIVPDNALARAFRDAAGILNQTIASVADEVELVVAGLPMKLK from the coding sequence ATGGCTATCATACTCATCACGGGCGGCGCCCGATCCGGTAAAAGCCGACGCGCAGAAGTCCGCGTCTGCGCCTTTTCGGGGCAACCCTTCTATATTGCCACGGCAGAGGCGCTCGACAAAGAAATGGGCGAGCGAATAGCAAGGCATAGGGCGCGGCGAGGAAAGGAATGGACCGAGCGCGAGGTTCCGCTCGATCTCGTGCAGGCGCTGGTCGAAACAGATGGCCGCGGTGCAAGGCTGGTCGATTGTCTCACGCTCTGGCTGTCGAACCTGCTCCACGCGGAGCGGAACTGGTTGCAAGAGGCTTCGCTGCTCGCTGACGTGCTCGCCCGGCAACGCAGCCCGGTCATCATGGTTACGAACGAGGTTGGGCTCGGCATCGTACCAGACAATGCGTTGGCGCGCGCATTCCGGGACGCGGCAGGTATCCTGAACCAGACGATTGCCTCCGTTGCGGACGAAGTCGAACTCGTGGTCGCAGGATTGCCGATGAAGCTAAAGTAG
- the cbiB gene encoding adenosylcobinamide-phosphate synthase CbiB: MGFAGAMAMAMMVDALLGWPNGLFARVGHPVTWLGRLINILDISLNRTIDPSGVRRIAGAAVATFVIGVSAGIGWAIQLALVFDWSRVVFLGILAWPLVALRSLYDHVAAVAHTLQYGDIAAARSAVAQIVGRDPAALDESGIARAAIESLAENASDGIVAPVFWGALFGLPGIVGYKAINTLDSMIGHRTMRHEDFGWAAARIDDLANFIPARLTGLLFVLLAARPSNSLSCMARDANRHRSINAGWPEAAMAGALGVRLSGPRVYHGSIADESWLNEGAHDPLAADIRQGLMLYVRAMVLLAGALAILAFA; the protein is encoded by the coding sequence ATGGGCTTTGCGGGAGCGATGGCGATGGCAATGATGGTGGACGCCTTGTTGGGCTGGCCCAATGGACTGTTCGCGCGCGTCGGTCATCCCGTCACCTGGCTCGGCAGGCTGATCAACATCCTCGATATTAGCCTTAACAGGACCATCGACCCTTCTGGAGTCCGGCGCATTGCTGGCGCAGCCGTAGCGACTTTCGTGATTGGAGTTTCGGCCGGCATTGGATGGGCAATCCAACTTGCGCTTGTCTTTGATTGGAGCCGCGTTGTGTTCCTGGGAATTCTCGCATGGCCCTTGGTTGCGCTGCGTTCTCTCTATGATCATGTGGCCGCTGTTGCTCACACCTTGCAATACGGTGATATCGCAGCCGCACGCTCGGCGGTCGCGCAGATCGTCGGACGCGATCCCGCAGCTCTCGATGAATCGGGCATTGCGCGCGCTGCCATCGAGAGCCTCGCCGAGAACGCTTCCGACGGCATTGTGGCGCCCGTGTTCTGGGGGGCGTTGTTCGGGCTGCCAGGCATCGTCGGTTACAAGGCGATCAATACACTCGATTCCATGATCGGCCATCGCACGATGCGCCACGAAGATTTCGGTTGGGCTGCCGCGCGCATCGACGATCTCGCAAATTTCATACCAGCGCGTCTTACCGGCTTGCTGTTTGTGCTGCTGGCGGCGCGCCCTTCGAACTCGTTGTCTTGCATGGCGCGTGATGCGAACCGTCACCGCTCGATCAATGCCGGCTGGCCGGAAGCAGCGATGGCCGGCGCGCTGGGCGTGCGGCTCAGTGGGCCGCGAGTCTATCACGGAAGCATCGCCGACGAATCCTGGCTCAACGAGGGCGCACACGATCCGCTCGCCGCAGACATCCGGCAAGGGCTGATGCTCTATGTCCGCGCCATGGTTCTATTGGCCGGTGCGCTTGCGATTTTGGCTTTCGCATGA
- a CDS encoding histidine phosphatase family protein, with protein MQGETFLWLVRHVVVDCPGGTIHPSDAPADLGDRTHLEAVRRCLPQNALSYASPSQRTLDTARALRFDPISVPEFMEQSFGDWTGRRHDDLAACGGESYTQFWKDAARSRPPGGESFEDQIARVRHGLRKVAPGLATLVVHSGTIRAALCTALDIAPQAALRFVIHPLSITRIDRLRDDWRVVSVNQNVTL; from the coding sequence ATGCAGGGAGAGACCTTCCTTTGGCTGGTCCGGCATGTGGTTGTCGACTGCCCTGGAGGCACGATTCACCCTTCCGATGCTCCGGCCGATCTTGGTGATCGGACGCATTTGGAAGCCGTGCGTAGGTGCTTGCCGCAGAACGCCCTCAGCTATGCTAGTCCGTCTCAACGAACTCTCGATACAGCGCGTGCCCTCCGGTTTGATCCGATCTCGGTGCCTGAGTTCATGGAGCAGAGTTTCGGAGATTGGACCGGCCGACGTCACGACGATCTCGCCGCTTGCGGAGGAGAAAGCTACACGCAGTTCTGGAAGGATGCCGCTCGCTCAAGGCCACCCGGCGGCGAAAGCTTCGAAGATCAAATTGCCAGGGTTCGGCACGGGCTTCGCAAGGTAGCTCCCGGTCTGGCAACGCTCGTCGTTCATTCTGGCACCATTCGCGCTGCACTCTGCACCGCGCTCGACATCGCACCGCAAGCAGCCTTGCGCTTCGTTATCCATCCGCTGTCCATTACGCGAATTGATCGGCTGCGGGACGATTGGCGGGTTGTGTCGGTAAATCAGAATGTCACCTTATGA
- a CDS encoding adenosylcobinamide-GDP ribazoletransferase, with protein sequence MERAGSDRLKSIAAALSVAHAAARAGLPAFMWLIPPARSDGLSAGAGRPPGRSAALAFALGALCLIFGFGPSKAMIGVILLSLVGLMLAWLATRQVGGQTGDILGAFEQIGEIAILLMAAALPHTKLRP encoded by the coding sequence ATGGAGCGCGCTGGAAGCGATCGGCTAAAATCGATTGCGGCTGCGCTTTCGGTTGCACATGCGGCGGCACGCGCCGGCTTGCCCGCTTTCATGTGGCTGATCCCGCCGGCGCGATCGGACGGGCTTTCGGCCGGAGCCGGACGACCGCCGGGGCGAAGTGCGGCCCTTGCATTTGCTCTTGGGGCTCTTTGCCTGATCTTCGGTTTCGGGCCGAGCAAGGCGATGATCGGAGTGATTTTGCTGTCACTGGTCGGGCTGATGCTGGCGTGGCTTGCCACAAGACAGGTCGGAGGACAGACAGGTGATATACTAGGTGCGTTTGAGCAGATTGGCGAGATCGCGATTTTGCTGATGGCGGCCGCCCTGCCCCACACGAAACTGCGACCCTGA
- a CDS encoding GNAT family N-acetyltransferase, with amino-acid sequence MSQDELILRRFESGDSDDVWHLHRSASQDVGVCGPEGAWEDDLRNIGEVYIASGGDFVVAHIGPRLAAMGGLNPFDDDVAELKRMRVDPVFQRRGFGRRVLRELESRALALGFKWIMLDTTTIQVGAQRLYESSGYVRRREGMLHGYAVIFYEKRLIGQDDPA; translated from the coding sequence ATGTCTCAAGACGAACTGATCCTTCGTCGGTTCGAGTCTGGGGATAGCGATGATGTATGGCATCTGCACAGAAGCGCATCGCAGGATGTTGGTGTGTGTGGCCCGGAAGGGGCCTGGGAGGATGATTTACGCAATATCGGGGAAGTATACATCGCCTCGGGCGGAGACTTCGTAGTTGCGCATATTGGTCCCCGACTCGCTGCCATGGGTGGGCTGAACCCTTTTGATGATGATGTCGCAGAACTTAAACGTATGCGGGTCGACCCCGTCTTTCAGCGACGAGGGTTTGGAAGGAGGGTTCTTCGTGAATTGGAGTCGCGAGCTCTTGCTCTCGGTTTCAAATGGATAATGCTCGACACAACAACGATCCAAGTAGGGGCCCAAAGACTTTATGAGAGCTCTGGCTATGTTCGCCGCAGGGAAGGGATGTTGCACGGATATGCAGTGATCTTTTACGAGAAGCGGCTCATTGGCCAGGATGACCCCGCATGA
- a CDS encoding Fic/DOC family N-terminal domain-containing protein: MNRDHLSHAIRERLKRLPSPFDSHYGVVPLPPPEEGIAVGPVLARLKPADAALVRIETLAAELKDPYLISRILPRREAVSSSSIEGTNSTLDELLSVEESEDSPQGEAAAQVRDYALALDNFLPRARKEKLKLFTTALTQDLHRAVMRGDADYKDKPGDFRERVVWIGGRGDIAYSTYNPTPPADIAACLEDTVKYMRCEGMQAMYQSFIVRMSVAHAHFEAVHPFRDGNGRVGRLLLPLMMAAEGMMPLYLSPYIEAHKTAYYDSLKAAQQRLEWHEAVGFMADAVVGTTDELLKTREALATLGAMWRERRKFRQGSASLRALDVLPHYPVLTVKRLAKLLDITVQAASQAVEQLVERKILVERTGYARNRVFTAPDALSIINRPFGEDPILPGPPS; this comes from the coding sequence ATGAATCGCGACCATCTCAGCCATGCCATCCGGGAGCGACTGAAACGGCTACCGTCGCCGTTCGACTCCCATTACGGGGTCGTTCCACTGCCACCGCCCGAGGAGGGGATTGCGGTGGGTCCGGTCCTCGCACGGCTTAAGCCGGCAGACGCGGCCCTTGTCAGAATTGAGACACTCGCGGCGGAACTCAAGGACCCCTATCTCATCAGCCGCATATTGCCCCGGCGCGAGGCTGTAAGCAGTTCGTCGATCGAAGGGACGAACAGCACACTCGACGAACTGCTGTCAGTTGAGGAAAGCGAAGATTCCCCGCAGGGCGAAGCCGCCGCGCAAGTGCGCGACTACGCACTCGCACTCGATAATTTTCTACCCCGCGCGCGCAAAGAAAAGCTGAAATTGTTCACGACCGCTCTGACTCAGGATCTGCATCGTGCCGTTATGCGTGGCGATGCTGACTATAAGGACAAGCCCGGAGATTTCCGAGAGCGGGTGGTGTGGATCGGCGGCAGAGGCGACATCGCGTATTCGACCTATAATCCAACGCCACCTGCCGATATCGCGGCCTGCCTCGAAGACACCGTGAAATACATGCGCTGCGAGGGGATGCAGGCGATGTACCAGAGCTTCATCGTGCGCATGTCAGTGGCGCATGCGCATTTCGAGGCGGTCCATCCATTCCGCGACGGCAACGGCCGCGTTGGACGTCTGCTGTTACCGCTGATGATGGCGGCAGAGGGAATGATGCCGCTTTATCTCTCGCCCTACATCGAGGCCCACAAGACGGCTTATTACGACTCCCTCAAGGCAGCGCAGCAACGGCTGGAATGGCACGAAGCGGTGGGGTTCATGGCAGATGCAGTGGTCGGCACGACCGATGAGCTACTCAAGACGCGCGAGGCCTTGGCCACACTTGGCGCTATGTGGCGCGAACGTCGGAAATTCCGGCAGGGCTCTGCCAGCCTTCGCGCACTCGATGTATTACCCCATTATCCAGTTCTAACCGTGAAGCGCCTGGCTAAGCTTCTCGACATCACTGTGCAGGCAGCTTCCCAAGCAGTGGAGCAGCTTGTCGAGCGCAAGATTCTCGTGGAGCGGACTGGCTATGCCCGCAACCGCGTATTCACTGCGCCTGATGCGCTGTCGATTATCAACCGCCCGTTCGGCGAAGACCCGATTCTTCCCGGCCCACCTTCATGA
- the bluB gene encoding 5,6-dimethylbenzimidazole synthase, with amino-acid sequence MVSFDETFRRQLHELFVWRRDVRRFRHDPLPSGAMEWLIEIACLSPSVGLSQPWRFIIIEDKARRSAVVEDFKTCNADALHSYSSERGAQYTTLKLAGLEEAPGHLAVFADKASDLGHGLGRATMPETIEYSVAAAICCMWLAARAEGIGLGWVSILNPDRIYEILEVPESWKFIGYLCVGYPQLEFDRPELERANWEHRRTSKEFTIRR; translated from the coding sequence ATGGTCTCATTCGACGAAACTTTTCGCCGGCAACTGCACGAGCTCTTTGTGTGGCGCCGCGATGTGCGGCGCTTTCGTCACGATCCTCTGCCGAGCGGTGCCATGGAGTGGCTCATTGAGATCGCCTGCCTTTCTCCTTCGGTCGGCCTGAGTCAGCCTTGGCGCTTCATCATCATCGAAGACAAGGCGAGGCGCAGCGCTGTAGTCGAGGACTTCAAGACCTGCAACGCCGATGCGCTGCATTCTTATTCAAGCGAACGCGGCGCGCAGTACACTACCCTGAAGCTCGCCGGCCTCGAAGAGGCGCCGGGTCATCTGGCCGTTTTCGCGGACAAGGCAAGCGATCTCGGTCATGGCCTCGGGCGTGCAACGATGCCGGAAACTATCGAATATTCCGTTGCCGCAGCCATCTGCTGCATGTGGCTCGCTGCACGCGCAGAAGGCATCGGACTAGGCTGGGTGTCGATCCTGAATCCGGATCGCATCTACGAGATTCTTGAAGTGCCGGAGTCCTGGAAATTCATTGGCTATCTCTGCGTGGGCTATCCCCAGCTGGAGTTTGATCGACCCGAACTTGAACGCGCCAACTGGGAACATCGCCGAACGTCGAAGGAGTTTACGATTAGACGCTAA